In Rhodanobacter denitrificans, a single window of DNA contains:
- the phbB gene encoding acetoacetyl-CoA reductase — protein MSRSALPTRVALVTGGIGGIGTEICRQLARAGRQVIALDLASREERVAAFRDEVAGFGGAIVFEPIDVSDFDSCRQAVERIGQRHGSVDILINAAGITRDASLRKMTPQQWHELMRVNLDGVFNMCRHVVEGMTARGFGRIVNISSVNGQTGQFGQTNYSAAKAGVHGFSMALARETARKGVTVNTVSPGYCDTPMVAAVPVDIRAQIIAGIPVGRLGAPADIARAVAFLAADDAGYITGANLPVNGGYFMSF, from the coding sequence ATGAGCCGTTCCGCCCTCCCCACGCGCGTCGCCCTGGTCACCGGCGGCATCGGCGGCATCGGCACGGAGATCTGCCGCCAGTTGGCCCGTGCCGGCCGCCAGGTGATCGCACTGGACCTGGCTTCGCGCGAAGAACGCGTGGCCGCCTTCCGCGATGAAGTGGCCGGTTTCGGCGGTGCCATCGTGTTCGAGCCGATCGACGTCAGCGACTTCGACAGCTGCCGGCAGGCGGTCGAGCGCATCGGACAACGCCACGGCAGCGTCGACATCCTGATCAACGCCGCCGGCATCACCCGCGACGCCAGCTTGCGCAAGATGACGCCGCAGCAATGGCACGAACTGATGCGGGTGAACCTGGACGGCGTGTTCAACATGTGCCGCCACGTGGTCGAAGGGATGACTGCGCGCGGCTTCGGCCGCATCGTCAACATCAGCTCGGTCAACGGCCAGACCGGCCAGTTCGGGCAGACCAACTACTCCGCCGCCAAGGCCGGCGTGCACGGCTTCAGCATGGCACTGGCGCGCGAGACCGCGCGCAAGGGCGTTACCGTCAACACCGTCTCGCCCGGCTACTGCGACACTCCGATGGTCGCGGCGGTGCCTGTCGACATCCGCGCGCAGATCATCGCCGGCATCCCGGTCGGCCGGCTCGGCGCGCCCGCCGACATCGCCCGCGCCGTCGCCTTCCTCGCCGCCGACGACGCCGGCTACATCACCGGCGCCAACCTGCCGGTGAACGGCGGCTACTTCATGAGCTTCTGA
- a CDS encoding FAD-dependent oxidoreductase, whose protein sequence is MAQQPITLIGGGLVGALLAQQLAGRGFTVDVYEKRPDPRLAGFIGGRSINLALAERGLQALRTAGLAEDVLQRAVMMRGRMVHDRDGHSGLQRYGVDDSEVIWSVSRGALNMLLLDAAEAAGARFHFGQSLVGADFGRQRIRLADEAGVQHERDAGLLIGADGAGSTVRAAMNAHAPLGERIESLGHGYKELEIPPAGELPAAVLSHSGGRDQFALEPHALHIWPRGGYMCIALPNTEGSFTVTLFLPAQSAAPSFASLPDAAAAAAFFREQFPGLLPLIPRFNEDFDSHPVGTLSTLYLERWHLDGRALLLGDAAHAIVPFHGQGMNCGFEDTVVLANLLAEAPGDSADVFAEFQRVRQPNADAIAAMALENYVEMRDSVADPHYLAKRELGTKLAERIPGHYMARYRMVTFTHVPYAYALERGRAQDHLLEQLLRDTPRVADIDIEAAARLFQSTLEPLPRLRHG, encoded by the coding sequence ATGGCGCAGCAACCCATCACCCTCATCGGCGGCGGCCTGGTCGGCGCGCTGCTGGCGCAGCAGCTGGCCGGACGCGGCTTTACCGTCGACGTCTACGAGAAGCGGCCTGATCCGCGGCTGGCCGGCTTCATCGGCGGCCGCTCGATCAACCTGGCGCTGGCCGAGCGCGGCTTGCAGGCGTTGCGCACGGCCGGCCTGGCCGAGGACGTGCTGCAGCGCGCGGTGATGATGCGCGGGCGCATGGTGCACGACCGCGACGGCCACAGCGGCCTGCAGCGCTACGGCGTGGACGACAGCGAGGTGATCTGGTCGGTCTCGCGCGGCGCGCTGAACATGCTGCTGCTGGATGCGGCCGAGGCGGCCGGCGCGCGCTTTCACTTCGGCCAGTCGCTGGTCGGCGCCGACTTCGGGCGGCAGCGCATCCGGCTCGCCGACGAAGCGGGCGTGCAGCACGAACGGGATGCCGGGCTGTTGATCGGTGCCGACGGCGCCGGCTCCACGGTGCGTGCGGCGATGAACGCGCATGCGCCGCTGGGCGAGCGCATCGAGTCGCTCGGCCACGGCTACAAGGAGCTGGAGATCCCGCCGGCCGGCGAGTTGCCGGCCGCGGTGCTGTCGCACAGCGGCGGCCGCGACCAGTTCGCGCTGGAGCCGCACGCGCTGCACATCTGGCCGCGCGGCGGCTACATGTGCATCGCCTTGCCGAATACCGAAGGCAGCTTCACGGTGACCTTGTTCCTGCCGGCACAGAGTGCCGCGCCGAGCTTCGCCAGCCTGCCCGACGCCGCGGCCGCGGCCGCGTTCTTCCGCGAACAGTTCCCGGGCCTGCTGCCGCTGATTCCGCGCTTCAATGAAGATTTCGACAGCCACCCGGTCGGCACGCTGTCCACGCTGTACCTCGAGCGCTGGCACCTGGACGGCCGCGCGCTGCTGCTCGGCGATGCAGCACACGCGATCGTGCCGTTCCACGGCCAGGGCATGAACTGCGGTTTCGAGGACACCGTGGTGCTGGCGAACCTGCTGGCCGAGGCGCCGGGCGACAGCGCCGACGTGTTCGCCGAATTCCAGCGCGTGCGCCAGCCGAACGCCGACGCGATCGCCGCGATGGCGCTGGAGAATTACGTGGAGATGCGCGACTCGGTGGCCGACCCGCACTACCTGGCCAAGCGCGAACTGGGCACGAAGCTGGCCGAACGCATTCCCGGCCACTACATGGCACGCTATCGCATGGTGACGTTCACCCACGTGCCCTACGCCTACGCGCTCGAACGCGGCCGGGCGCAGGATCACTTGCTGGAACAGCTGCTGCGCGACACGCCGCGCGTGGCGGACATCGACATCGAGGCCGCCGCGCGGCTGTTCCAGTCGACACTGGAGCCGCTGCCGCGGCTGCGCCATGGATGA
- a CDS encoding DUF3293 domain-containing protein produces MDEALLEAFRATAYHVCLDSVTWATIRVDLPLPAVLAEAVGARPWAFVTAWNPQARRRPPAENLAAQHELLAALQAQSGVAIHPALGVGTSGWSEPSLFVAGLGVDVLDRLARTHGQLAYVHGEAGGVALLRVLD; encoded by the coding sequence ATGGATGAGGCCCTGCTGGAGGCGTTCCGCGCCACCGCCTACCACGTCTGCCTGGACAGCGTGACATGGGCCACGATACGCGTGGACCTGCCGCTGCCGGCCGTGCTCGCCGAGGCGGTCGGTGCACGCCCCTGGGCCTTCGTCACCGCATGGAATCCGCAGGCACGCCGGCGCCCGCCGGCGGAAAACCTGGCCGCACAGCACGAACTGCTGGCCGCATTGCAGGCCCAGTCCGGCGTCGCCATCCACCCTGCCCTCGGCGTAGGCACCTCCGGCTGGAGCGAACCCAGCCTGTTCGTCGCGGGGTTGGGCGTCGATGTGCTGGACCGGCTGGCCAGAACCCACGGGCAACTGGCCTACGTGCATGGTGAGGCCGGCGGCGTCGCCCTGCTGCGGGTGCTGGATTGA
- the ccmA gene encoding cytochrome c biogenesis heme-transporting ATPase CcmA — MTAASTAVPLLEARALSFHRQDEPVFAPLDFQLRAGELALVEGDNGSGKTTLLRMLAGLLHTSAGELRWRGEPLQRERCAGEILFLGHQLGLKADLSPRENLRIAVGLHGAREGASVTTVLARIGLRGYEDEPVRRLSAGQKKRAALARLLLLPASLWLLDEPYANLDRIGIALVNDLLESHTDAGGAAMVTSHGAVSFHGGEPRRIRMHD, encoded by the coding sequence ATGACTGCCGCCAGCACCGCCGTGCCCCTACTCGAAGCGCGGGCCCTGAGTTTCCATCGCCAGGACGAACCGGTGTTCGCACCGCTGGATTTCCAGCTGCGCGCGGGCGAACTGGCCCTGGTCGAAGGCGACAACGGCAGCGGCAAGACCACCTTGCTGCGCATGCTGGCCGGCTTGCTGCACACCAGCGCCGGGGAACTGCGCTGGCGCGGCGAGCCGCTGCAGCGCGAGCGCTGCGCCGGCGAAATCCTGTTCCTGGGCCATCAGCTCGGCCTCAAGGCCGACCTCAGCCCCCGCGAGAACCTGCGCATCGCCGTCGGCCTGCACGGTGCTCGCGAGGGAGCCAGCGTGACCACGGTACTGGCCCGGATCGGCCTGCGTGGCTACGAGGACGAGCCGGTGCGCCGGCTGTCCGCCGGCCAGAAGAAGCGCGCCGCGCTGGCCCGACTGCTGTTGCTGCCGGCCAGCCTGTGGTTGCTCGACGAACCGTACGCGAACCTCGACCGCATCGGCATCGCGCTGGTCAACGACCTGTTGGAGAGCCACACCGATGCCGGCGGCGCAGCCATGGTCACCAGCCATGGTGCGGTGAGCTTCCACGGCGGCGAGCCGCGACGGATCCGCATGCATGACTAG
- the ccmB gene encoding heme exporter protein CcmB, translating to MTRPGLTPACAAMLRRDLTLAWRRRGDIAMPVLYALIVTMLFPFALGPEDTLLQRIAGGVVLVTVLLAMLLALDAMFASDIEDGSLEQLVLSPQPLALLLGMKILAHWITTALPLIVIAPLMAAMLHLPGAVIPVLLLALALATPLLSLLGAVLVALTAGTRRSGMLLALMLLPLCVPAVIFAAGAVAAAQQGLPWLAPVAWLAAALVLAVVLAPLACAAALRIALDA from the coding sequence ATGACTAGACCGGGCCTCACCCCCGCCTGCGCCGCGATGCTGCGGCGCGACCTCACCCTCGCCTGGCGCCGGCGCGGCGACATCGCGATGCCGGTGCTGTACGCGCTGATCGTGACCATGCTGTTCCCGTTCGCGCTGGGGCCGGAAGATACCCTGCTGCAGCGGATCGCCGGCGGCGTGGTGCTGGTCACCGTGCTGCTGGCGATGCTGCTGGCGCTGGACGCGATGTTCGCCAGCGACATCGAGGACGGTTCGCTGGAACAGCTGGTGCTTTCGCCGCAGCCGCTGGCGCTGCTGCTGGGCATGAAGATCCTCGCCCACTGGATCACCACCGCGCTGCCGCTGATCGTGATCGCGCCGCTGATGGCCGCGATGCTGCACCTGCCCGGCGCGGTGATTCCGGTGCTGCTGCTGGCGCTGGCGCTGGCCACGCCGCTGCTCAGCCTGCTCGGCGCAGTGCTGGTGGCGCTGACGGCCGGTACCCGGCGCTCTGGTATGCTGCTCGCCTTGATGTTGCTGCCGCTTTGCGTGCCAGCCGTGATCTTCGCCGCCGGCGCGGTGGCGGCTGCCCAGCAGGGCCTGCCGTGGTTGGCGCCGGTCGCCTGGCTCGCGGCCGCGTTGGTGCTGGCGGTGGTGCTGGCGCCACTGGCCTGCGCGGCGGCCCTTCGCATTGCCCTGGACGCATGA
- a CDS encoding heme ABC transporter permease codes for MSDWIPLWLHKLSSPPTFYRFAGALQPWAMGLALLLGAVALYGGLVLAPADYQQGDAYRIIFIHVPSAWMSMFIYAVMGAASFVALVWRIKLAEVVAMESAPIGAAFTFITLVTGSLWGKPMWGTWWTWDARLTSELVLLFLFLGVIGLYHAFEDRRQGARAAAFLAIIGIINVPIVHFSVNWWNTLHQGSTVNLFGQSKISAAMLWPLLTMTLATKFYYAASLFRRARTDLLALEGGKDWVRKIAEDEADR; via the coding sequence ATGTCTGACTGGATTCCGCTCTGGTTGCACAAGCTCAGCTCGCCGCCGACGTTCTACCGCTTCGCAGGCGCGCTGCAGCCGTGGGCAATGGGCCTGGCCCTGCTGCTCGGTGCAGTCGCGCTGTACGGCGGCCTGGTGCTGGCGCCGGCCGACTACCAGCAGGGCGACGCCTACCGCATCATCTTCATCCACGTGCCCAGCGCGTGGATGAGCATGTTCATCTACGCGGTGATGGGCGCGGCCTCGTTCGTCGCACTGGTGTGGCGGATCAAGCTGGCCGAGGTGGTGGCGATGGAGTCGGCGCCGATCGGTGCCGCATTCACCTTCATCACCCTGGTCACCGGCTCCTTGTGGGGCAAGCCGATGTGGGGCACCTGGTGGACCTGGGACGCACGGCTCACCTCCGAGCTGGTGCTGCTGTTCCTGTTCCTCGGCGTGATCGGGCTGTACCACGCGTTCGAGGACCGCCGCCAGGGCGCGCGCGCCGCGGCCTTCCTCGCCATCATCGGCATCATCAACGTGCCGATCGTGCATTTCTCGGTGAACTGGTGGAACACCCTGCACCAGGGCAGCACGGTCAACCTGTTTGGCCAGTCGAAGATCTCCGCCGCCATGCTGTGGCCGCTGCTGACGATGACCCTGGCGACCAAGTTCTACTATGCCGCCAGCCTGTTCCGCCGCGCTCGCACTGATCTGCTGGCGCTGGAAGGCGGCAAGGACTGGGTGCGCAAGATCGCCGAAGACGAGGCCGACCGATGA
- the ccmD gene encoding heme exporter protein CcmD, translating into MSALQHFFATGDGVAAFFRMGGYAAYVWPAYALFFIVLIADTLAPRLRRRRVLAELRARLARQSARQERKPLSTPASP; encoded by the coding sequence ATGAGCGCCCTGCAGCACTTTTTCGCCACAGGCGACGGTGTCGCCGCTTTCTTCAGGATGGGCGGCTACGCCGCCTACGTGTGGCCGGCCTATGCGCTGTTCTTCATCGTGCTGATCGCCGACACCCTCGCGCCGCGCCTGCGCCGTCGCCGCGTGCTGGCGGAACTTCGCGCCCGCCTGGCGCGTCAGAGCGCGCGACAGGAACGCAAACCCCTTTCCACGCCAGCATCCCCCTGA
- the ccmE gene encoding cytochrome c maturation protein CcmE encodes MNPTRKRRLTIVLAILAAAAIAAVLVVLALQNNMNYLLTPSQVQSGEAASYHTFRLGGMVKAGSIQRSGDSLKVTFTVVDAGGAMPVEYTGILPDLFRDNQSVIATGHMDGARFVATEVLAKHDETYMPKELKDAMAKAHEHKGIENRE; translated from the coding sequence ATGAATCCCACCCGCAAGCGCCGGCTCACCATCGTGCTGGCCATCCTCGCCGCGGCGGCTATTGCGGCCGTGCTGGTCGTGCTCGCGCTGCAGAACAACATGAACTACCTGCTCACCCCGAGCCAGGTGCAGTCGGGCGAGGCGGCCAGCTACCACACGTTCCGCCTCGGCGGCATGGTCAAGGCCGGCTCGATCCAGCGCTCCGGCGATTCGCTCAAGGTCACCTTCACCGTGGTCGATGCCGGCGGCGCGATGCCGGTGGAGTACACCGGCATCCTGCCCGACCTGTTCCGCGACAACCAGTCAGTGATCGCCACCGGCCACATGGACGGCGCCCGCTTCGTCGCTACCGAAGTGCTGGCCAAGCATGACGAAACCTACATGCCGAAGGAACTCAAGGACGCCATGGCGAAGGCGCACGAGCATAAGGGCATCGAGAATCGGGAGTAG
- a CDS encoding heme lyase CcmF/NrfE family subunit, protein MTPELGQLALILAMLLALAQSILPLIGAWRGNRALMAVARPAAAGQAVFVAMAFAILAWAFLRFDFSVQYVADNSNLALPWYYRIAAVWGAHEGSLLLWILILNVWTMALVTFSQKLPEVFASRVIAVMGLIAVGFLAFIIFTSNPFGRLLPMPGDGADLNPVLQDPGMTMHPPMLYMGYVGFSVAFAFSIAALLGGELEQAWVRWARPWTNLAWAFLTCGIVAGSWWAYAELGWGGWWFWDPVENASFMPWLVGVALIHAQAVTEKRGSLRAWTILLSIFAFSLSLLGTFLVRSGVLTSVHAFASDPRRGVFILAFLTIVVGGSLLLYALRAPKVLGGKPFQVVSRETALLISNLMFAVAAAMVLLGTLFPLIGDALNLGRISVGPPYFGFLFPLLMLPIVLLLPFGPFLRWGKGDMPVLKQLLLRAGIAAAACAIVAAFLVDGQPKAIAGVAALVWLTVGVLLYALKRWREMPRGRRYPAEMAGMLLAHLGVGVFVAGVLLSESLSVTRDVRMAPGESQRIGSYDFRFDGVHHTTGPNWTADQGTVTVIRNDKTLAVMHPQKRTYPRGQVQTESAVDAGVTRDLYVALGEPMDANDIEGAWALRLYYKPFVRWIWAGGLLMMLGGLVCATDKRFRLKRSADVAAEAPTADGLLVRETRA, encoded by the coding sequence ATGACCCCCGAACTCGGCCAGCTCGCGTTGATCCTCGCCATGCTGCTGGCGCTGGCGCAAAGCATCCTGCCGCTTATCGGCGCCTGGCGCGGCAATCGCGCGCTGATGGCGGTCGCGCGCCCGGCGGCGGCCGGCCAGGCGGTATTCGTCGCGATGGCGTTCGCCATCCTGGCGTGGGCGTTCCTGCGCTTCGACTTTTCGGTGCAGTACGTGGCCGACAACTCGAACCTGGCACTGCCGTGGTACTACCGCATCGCCGCGGTATGGGGCGCGCACGAGGGTTCGCTGCTGCTGTGGATCCTGATCCTCAACGTGTGGACCATGGCATTGGTCACGTTCAGCCAGAAACTGCCCGAGGTGTTCGCCTCGCGCGTGATCGCGGTGATGGGGCTGATCGCGGTGGGCTTCCTCGCCTTCATCATCTTCACCTCCAATCCGTTCGGGCGGCTGCTGCCGATGCCGGGCGACGGCGCGGACCTCAACCCGGTGCTGCAGGATCCGGGCATGACCATGCACCCGCCGATGCTGTACATGGGCTACGTCGGCTTCTCGGTGGCGTTCGCGTTCTCGATCGCCGCCCTGCTCGGCGGCGAGCTGGAGCAGGCATGGGTGCGCTGGGCGCGGCCCTGGACGAACCTGGCCTGGGCCTTCCTCACCTGCGGCATCGTCGCCGGCAGCTGGTGGGCCTATGCCGAACTGGGCTGGGGTGGCTGGTGGTTCTGGGACCCGGTGGAGAACGCCAGCTTCATGCCGTGGCTGGTCGGCGTGGCGCTGATCCACGCGCAGGCCGTGACCGAAAAGCGCGGCTCGCTGCGCGCCTGGACCATCCTGCTGTCGATCTTCGCGTTCTCGCTGTCCCTGCTCGGCACCTTCCTGGTGCGCTCGGGCGTGCTCACCTCGGTGCATGCGTTCGCCTCCGACCCGCGCCGAGGCGTGTTCATCCTGGCCTTCCTGACCATCGTGGTCGGCGGCTCGCTGCTGCTGTATGCGCTCCGGGCACCGAAGGTGCTGGGCGGCAAGCCGTTCCAGGTGGTGTCGCGCGAAACCGCGCTGCTGATCAGCAACCTGATGTTCGCGGTGGCCGCGGCGATGGTGCTGCTGGGCACGCTGTTCCCGCTGATCGGCGACGCGCTGAACCTGGGCCGGATCTCGGTCGGCCCACCCTACTTCGGTTTCCTGTTCCCGCTGCTGATGCTGCCGATAGTGCTGCTGCTGCCGTTCGGGCCGTTTCTGCGCTGGGGCAAGGGCGACATGCCGGTGCTGAAGCAGTTGCTGTTGCGTGCCGGCATTGCTGCCGCGGCCTGCGCGATCGTGGCGGCGTTCCTGGTCGACGGCCAGCCGAAGGCGATCGCCGGCGTGGCGGCGCTGGTCTGGCTCACCGTCGGCGTGCTGCTGTACGCGCTCAAGCGCTGGCGCGAAATGCCGCGCGGGCGTCGCTACCCGGCCGAGATGGCCGGCATGCTGCTGGCGCACCTGGGCGTGGGCGTGTTCGTGGCCGGCGTGCTGCTGTCCGAGTCGCTCAGCGTGACCCGCGACGTGCGCATGGCACCAGGCGAGAGCCAACGCATCGGCAGCTACGACTTCCGCTTCGACGGCGTGCACCACACCACCGGGCCGAACTGGACCGCCGACCAGGGTACGGTCACGGTCATCCGCAACGACAAGACGCTCGCCGTGATGCACCCGCAGAAGCGCACCTATCCACGCGGCCAGGTGCAGACCGAGTCCGCAGTGGATGCCGGCGTCACCCGCGACCTGTACGTGGCGCTGGGCGAGCCGATGGACGCGAACGACATCGAGGGCGCCTGGGCGCTGCGGCTGTACTACAAGCCGTTCGTGCGCTGGATCTGGGCCGGCGGCCTGCTGATGATGCTGGGCGGCCTGGTCTGCGCCACCGACAAGCGCTTCCGCCTCAAGCGCAGCGCCGACGTCGCCGCCGAGGCCCCCACGGCAGACGGCCTGCTGGTACGGGAAACGCGCGCATGA
- a CDS encoding DsbE family thiol:disulfide interchange protein, which translates to MSRLLPFIGFMLLVGLFGFGIWWNTQHDPNAIPTPLLNKPAPAFNLPKLYEPAQTVSKADLLGKPYLLNVFASWCIECGVEHPVLTAEGPTLGVQLVGYNYKDAPDDAKGWLAKHGNPYDLLIADEPGHTAIDFGVYGAPESFLIDARGVIRYKHIGPLTQDVVAKELKPAIAAMLKEAP; encoded by the coding sequence ATGAGCCGGCTGCTCCCCTTCATCGGTTTCATGCTGCTGGTCGGGCTGTTCGGCTTCGGCATCTGGTGGAACACCCAGCACGACCCGAACGCGATTCCGACGCCGCTGCTGAACAAGCCGGCGCCCGCGTTCAACCTGCCCAAGCTGTACGAGCCCGCGCAGACGGTCAGCAAGGCCGACCTGCTGGGCAAACCCTACCTGCTCAACGTGTTCGCCAGCTGGTGTATCGAATGCGGCGTGGAGCACCCGGTGCTGACCGCCGAAGGCCCGACCCTGGGCGTGCAGTTGGTCGGCTACAACTACAAGGACGCCCCGGACGACGCCAAGGGCTGGCTGGCCAAGCACGGCAACCCGTACGACCTGCTGATCGCCGACGAACCCGGCCACACCGCGATCGACTTCGGCGTGTACGGCGCACCGGAGAGTTTCCTGATCGATGCCAGGGGCGTGATCCGCTACAAGCACATCGGCCCGCTGACCCAGGACGTGGTGGCGAAGGAACTCAAGCCGGCGATCGCGGCGATGCTGAAGGAGGCGCCGTGA
- a CDS encoding cytochrome c-type biogenesis protein has product MIFVVLLAFIGVAHAQAIEPMPFANHAQELRFQHLTRQLRCPMCQNETLADSNAPIARDLRNQIFRMMQQGKSDEQIKQYLVARYSDFVLYDPPLSARTWLLWFGPLLILLGGAGVVLVAIRRRNRPGSSTEAPADKGPIDNGDDW; this is encoded by the coding sequence ATGATCTTCGTGGTGTTGCTGGCGTTCATCGGTGTCGCCCACGCGCAGGCGATCGAACCGATGCCGTTCGCCAACCACGCGCAGGAACTGCGCTTCCAGCACCTCACGCGTCAACTGCGCTGCCCGATGTGCCAGAACGAGACGCTGGCCGATTCCAACGCGCCGATCGCGCGCGACCTGCGCAACCAGATCTTCCGGATGATGCAGCAAGGCAAGAGCGACGAGCAGATCAAGCAGTACCTGGTCGCGCGCTATTCCGACTTCGTGCTGTACGACCCGCCGCTGAGCGCGCGCACCTGGCTGCTCTGGTTCGGCCCGCTGCTGATCCTGCTCGGCGGGGCCGGCGTGGTACTGGTGGCGATCCGCCGGCGCAACCGCCCCGGCAGCAGTACTGAAGCACCGGCCGACAAGGGGCCGATCGACAACGGGGACGACTGGTGA
- a CDS encoding tetratricopeptide repeat protein — protein MKTAFLIAATAMVAVALAVLLLPLLRQGRRDGRPRGVFAVALLIALVLPLGTGALYLLVGTPAALNGVTAATTAPISMQQALTELRAHLKQQPDDLQGWMLLAQTSSALRQPAEARDAFDQVLRLAPNDAEAMVGWAENDSMMRDDHLIEGRALDLLKRAVQLHPDSQRGLWLLGISDFQRGAYREAAATWRLLQPQLAPGSNVAKAVAEQIAVADARAGGAPADASSAAAAATPQGAALQVQVTLAPALKDKLAPGDALFVYARAPDGPPMPLAVARLDPAQLPTTVTLSDAMAMTPAYRLSSVQRVFVGARISHSGQPVAQPGDLEGDAGVVAVDSKTPVRISIDKVH, from the coding sequence GTGAAGACCGCTTTTCTGATTGCCGCCACCGCGATGGTCGCGGTGGCGCTGGCCGTGCTGTTGCTGCCGCTGCTGCGCCAGGGGCGCCGCGACGGCCGCCCGCGCGGCGTGTTCGCCGTGGCCCTGTTGATCGCGCTGGTGCTGCCGCTGGGCACCGGCGCGCTGTACCTGTTGGTGGGCACGCCGGCCGCGTTGAACGGGGTGACCGCCGCGACCACCGCGCCGATCAGCATGCAGCAGGCGCTGACCGAACTGCGCGCGCACCTGAAGCAGCAGCCGGACGACCTGCAGGGCTGGATGCTGCTGGCGCAGACCAGCAGCGCGCTGCGCCAGCCGGCCGAGGCGCGCGATGCGTTCGACCAGGTGCTGCGGCTGGCCCCGAACGACGCCGAGGCGATGGTCGGCTGGGCCGAGAACGATTCGATGATGCGCGACGACCACCTGATCGAGGGACGCGCGCTGGATCTGCTGAAGCGCGCCGTGCAGCTGCACCCGGACAGCCAGCGCGGCCTGTGGCTGCTCGGCATCAGCGACTTCCAGCGCGGCGCCTACCGCGAGGCCGCCGCCACCTGGCGCCTGCTGCAGCCACAACTGGCACCGGGTTCGAACGTGGCCAAGGCGGTCGCCGAGCAGATCGCCGTGGCCGATGCCCGCGCCGGCGGCGCCCCCGCCGACGCGTCGAGCGCCGCCGCCGCTGCCACGCCGCAGGGTGCCGCACTGCAGGTCCAGGTGACGCTGGCGCCCGCGCTGAAGGACAAGCTGGCACCGGGCGACGCCTTGTTCGTCTACGCCCGCGCACCGGACGGCCCGCCGATGCCGCTGGCCGTGGCCCGGCTCGACCCTGCCCAGCTGCCCACCACCGTCACCCTCTCCGACGCGATGGCGATGACGCCGGCCTACCGGCTGTCCTCGGTCCAGCGCGTCTTCGTCGGCGCGCGGATCAGCCACAGCGGCCAGCCGGTCGCCCAGCCCGGCGACCTGGAAGGCGACGCCGGCGTGGTTGCGGTGGACAGCAAGACGCCGGTCAGGATCAGCATCGACAAGGTGCACTGA
- the metX gene encoding homoserine O-acetyltransferase MetX — protein MGDARRYFALPSPFAMKRGGELHGAHVAYETWGTLNAARDNAVLVLTGLSPSAHMTSCEEDLSPGWWQEMAGPGKAIDTTRWFVICVNSLGSDKGSTCPASVDPATGEPYRLSFPELALEDVANAAHGVVVSLGIARLACLIGCSMGGMSALAYMLLHPGSVRTHISVDTAPQAQPFAIAIRSLQREAIRLDRHWNEGVYDDDNYPDIGMSIARKLGVITYRSAMEWNGRFARIRLDPEQREDEPFGREFQVESYLEGHARRFVRHFDPNSYLYLSRASDWFDIAEYGHGSVLEGLKRIHIEQAMVIGVSTDILFPLQQQEQIAEGLEAAGARVEFVALDSPQGHDAFLVDIDNYSRAIGGFLNRLPAS, from the coding sequence ATGGGCGACGCGCGCCGCTATTTCGCCCTGCCCTCGCCGTTCGCGATGAAGCGCGGCGGCGAACTGCACGGCGCGCACGTGGCCTACGAGACCTGGGGCACGCTGAACGCGGCGCGCGACAACGCCGTACTGGTGTTGACCGGCCTCTCGCCCAGCGCGCACATGACCTCCTGCGAGGAAGACCTCTCGCCGGGTTGGTGGCAGGAGATGGCCGGCCCCGGCAAAGCCATCGACACCACCCGCTGGTTCGTGATCTGCGTGAACTCGCTGGGTAGCGACAAGGGCTCGACCTGCCCCGCCTCGGTCGACCCGGCCACCGGCGAGCCATACCGGCTGAGCTTCCCCGAGCTGGCGCTGGAAGACGTGGCCAATGCCGCGCACGGCGTGGTCGTCAGCCTCGGCATCGCCCGGCTGGCCTGCCTGATCGGCTGCTCGATGGGCGGCATGAGCGCGCTGGCCTACATGCTGCTGCACCCCGGCAGCGTGCGCACGCACATCAGCGTGGATACCGCACCGCAGGCGCAGCCGTTCGCCATCGCGATCCGCTCGCTGCAGCGCGAGGCGATCCGCCTCGACCGGCACTGGAACGAGGGCGTCTACGACGACGACAACTACCCCGACATCGGCATGAGCATCGCGCGCAAGCTCGGCGTGATCACCTACCGTTCCGCCATGGAATGGAACGGCCGCTTCGCGCGAATTCGGCTCGACCCCGAGCAGCGCGAAGACGAGCCGTTCGGCCGCGAGTTCCAGGTGGAGTCCTACCTCGAAGGCCACGCCCGCCGCTTCGTGCGCCACTTCGATCCGAACAGCTACCTGTACCTGTCGCGCGCCAGCGACTGGTTCGACATCGCCGAGTACGGCCACGGCAGCGTGCTGGAAGGTCTCAAGCGCATCCACATCGAGCAGGCGATGGTGATCGGCGTCAGCACCGACATCCTGTTTCCGCTGCAGCAGCAGGAGCAGATCGCCGAAGGCCTCGAAGCGGCCGGCGCCCGGGTGGAATTCGTGGCGCTGGATTCGCCGCAAGGTCACGACGCGTTCCTGGTCGACATCGACAACTACAGCCGCGCCATCGGCGGCTTCCTGAACCGGCTGCCGGCTTCCTGA